One Brassica oleracea var. oleracea cultivar TO1000 chromosome C7, BOL, whole genome shotgun sequence genomic window carries:
- the LOC106306584 gene encoding E3 ubiquitin-protein ligase RNF170-like isoform X1: protein MDVTTGEVLPVEAAANAVVTVEEEQIQRDNGRERETPPEDDCCPICFSSFTVPCRGNCGHWYCGSCILQYWNYAAVSKPCKCPMCVRHITTLLPEASLQERQEQEVKEVLAKIRRYNRLFVGGLTGFLQKFKELPLLIKRMVWRMMDPDTNSMYFHEVRIFAMLMSTLYTAAEFSFIPTALLDAAPFCTGGFRIVTVFDYGAIAMILILRVVGLYRRRRLAQRVRHIAAAELEPE from the exons ATGGATGTAACAACAGGCGAGGTATTGCCGGTGGAGGCGGCGGCGAACGCCGTCGTGACGGTTGAGGAGGAGCAGATTCAAAGGGATAATGGCAGAGAGAGGGAGACGCCTCCAGAGGATGATTGTTGCCCGATCTGTTTCAGCTCCTTCACGGTCCCGTGTCGAGGGAACTGCGGCCATTGGTATTGCG GAAGCTGCATCTTGCAGTACTGGAACTATGCTGCGGTGTCTAAGCCCTGTAAGTGTCCTATGTGTGTTCGACACATCACTACGCTGTTACCAGAAGCGTCCTTGCAAGAGCGGCAAGAGCAAGAGGTGAAGGAGGTTCTTGCTAAGATCCGTAGGTATAACCGTCTCTTTGTTGGAGGCTTAACTGGCTTTCTTCAG AAGTTTAAGGAGCTGCCTTTGCTGATAAAGAGAATGGTGTGGCGCATGATGGATCCGGATACAAACTCTATGTATTTTCACGAAGTTCGCATCTTTGCA ATGTTGATGAGTACCCTTTACACTGCGGCAGAGTTTAGCTTCATCCCAACGG CGCTCCTTGATGCTGCCCCGTTTTGTACAGGAGGGTTCAGAATAGTGACGGTGTTCGACTACGGTGCCATTGCAATGATCCTGATTCTGCGCGTGGTGGGGCTTTATCGGAGGAGGCGACTTGCTCAGCGTGTTAGGCATATTGCAGCTGCAGAACTTGAACCAGAATAG
- the LOC106306584 gene encoding E3 ubiquitin-protein ligase RNF170-like isoform X2, producing MDVTTGEVLPVEAAANAVVTVEEEQIQRDNGRERETPPEDDCCPICFSSFTVPCRGNCGHWYCGSCILQYWNYAAVSKPCKCPMCVRHITTLLPEASLQERQEQEVKEVLAKIRRYNRLFVGGLTGFLQKFKELPLLIKRMVWRMMDPDTNSMYFHEVRIFAMLMSTLYTAAEFSFIPTGGFRIVTVFDYGAIAMILILRVVGLYRRRRLAQRVRHIAAAELEPE from the exons ATGGATGTAACAACAGGCGAGGTATTGCCGGTGGAGGCGGCGGCGAACGCCGTCGTGACGGTTGAGGAGGAGCAGATTCAAAGGGATAATGGCAGAGAGAGGGAGACGCCTCCAGAGGATGATTGTTGCCCGATCTGTTTCAGCTCCTTCACGGTCCCGTGTCGAGGGAACTGCGGCCATTGGTATTGCG GAAGCTGCATCTTGCAGTACTGGAACTATGCTGCGGTGTCTAAGCCCTGTAAGTGTCCTATGTGTGTTCGACACATCACTACGCTGTTACCAGAAGCGTCCTTGCAAGAGCGGCAAGAGCAAGAGGTGAAGGAGGTTCTTGCTAAGATCCGTAGGTATAACCGTCTCTTTGTTGGAGGCTTAACTGGCTTTCTTCAG AAGTTTAAGGAGCTGCCTTTGCTGATAAAGAGAATGGTGTGGCGCATGATGGATCCGGATACAAACTCTATGTATTTTCACGAAGTTCGCATCTTTGCA ATGTTGATGAGTACCCTTTACACTGCGGCAGAGTTTAGCTTCATCCCAACGG GAGGGTTCAGAATAGTGACGGTGTTCGACTACGGTGCCATTGCAATGATCCTGATTCTGCGCGTGGTGGGGCTTTATCGGAGGAGGCGACTTGCTCAGCGTGTTAGGCATATTGCAGCTGCAGAACTTGAACCAGAATAG
- the LOC106306584 gene encoding E3 ubiquitin-protein ligase RNF170-like isoform X3: MAERGRRLQRMIVARSVSAPSRSRVEGTAAIGSCILQYWNYAAVSKPCKCPMCVRHITTLLPEASLQERQEQEVKEVLAKIRRYNRLFVGGLTGFLQKFKELPLLIKRMVWRMMDPDTNSMYFHEVRIFAMLMSTLYTAAEFSFIPTALLDAAPFCTGGFRIVTVFDYGAIAMILILRVVGLYRRRRLAQRVRHIAAAELEPE, translated from the exons ATGGCAGAGAGAGGGAGACGCCTCCAGAGGATGATTGTTGCCCGATCTGTTTCAGCTCCTTCACGGTCCCGTGTCGAGGGAACTGCGGCCATTG GAAGCTGCATCTTGCAGTACTGGAACTATGCTGCGGTGTCTAAGCCCTGTAAGTGTCCTATGTGTGTTCGACACATCACTACGCTGTTACCAGAAGCGTCCTTGCAAGAGCGGCAAGAGCAAGAGGTGAAGGAGGTTCTTGCTAAGATCCGTAGGTATAACCGTCTCTTTGTTGGAGGCTTAACTGGCTTTCTTCAG AAGTTTAAGGAGCTGCCTTTGCTGATAAAGAGAATGGTGTGGCGCATGATGGATCCGGATACAAACTCTATGTATTTTCACGAAGTTCGCATCTTTGCA ATGTTGATGAGTACCCTTTACACTGCGGCAGAGTTTAGCTTCATCCCAACGG CGCTCCTTGATGCTGCCCCGTTTTGTACAGGAGGGTTCAGAATAGTGACGGTGTTCGACTACGGTGCCATTGCAATGATCCTGATTCTGCGCGTGGTGGGGCTTTATCGGAGGAGGCGACTTGCTCAGCGTGTTAGGCATATTGCAGCTGCAGAACTTGAACCAGAATAG
- the LOC106306583 gene encoding serine/threonine-protein kinase SRK2E-like: MDRPAVSGPMDLPIMHDSDRYELVKDIGSGNFGVARLMRDKQSNELVAVKYIERGEKIDENVKREIINHRSLRHPNIVRFKEVILTPTHLAIVMEYAAGGELFERICNAGRFSEDEARFFFQQLISGVSYCHAMQVCHRDLKLENTLLDGSPAPRLKICDFGYSKSSVLHSQPKSTVGTPAYIAPEVLLKKEYDGKLADVWSCGVTLYVMLVGAYPFEDPDEPKNFKKTIHRILNVQYAIPDYVHISPECQHLISRIFVADSAKRISIPEIRNHEWFLKNLPADIMNDNVMNSQFDESDQPGQSIEEIMQIVAEATVPPAGTQSLNQYLTGSLDLEDDMDEDLESDLDDLDIDSSGEIVYAM, encoded by the exons ATGGATCGACCAGCAGTGAGTGGACCAATGGATTTGCCGATCATGCACGATAGCGATAGGTACGAGCTCGTCAAAGATATTGGCTCCGGTAACTTCGGAGTTGCGAGGTTAATGAGAGACAAGCAGAGTAACGAGCTTGTTGCTGTCAAATATATCGAGCGAGGTGAGAAG ATAGATGAAAATGTGAAAAGGGAGATAATTAATCATAGGTCCTTAAGACATCCAAATATCGTCAGATTTAAAGAG GTCATATTAACACCAACCCATTTGGCCATTGTTATGGAATATGCAGCTGGAGGAGAACTCTTTGAGCGTATCTGCAATGCAGGACGGTTCAGCGAAGACGAG GCAAGGTTTTTCTTCCAGCAACTCATTTCAGGAGTTAGTTACTGTCATGCTATG CAAGTATGTCACCGAGATTTGAAGCTGGAGAATACGTTACTAGATGGTAGCCCTGCACCTCGTTTAAAGATATGTGATTTTGGTTATTCCAAG TCCTCAGTGTTACATTCACAGCCAAAATCAACTGTTGGAACCCCTGCTTATATCGCTCCAGAGGTTTTGCTAAAGAAAGAATATGATGGCAAG CTTGCAGATGTTTGGTCTTGTGGGGTAACTCTGTATGTGATGCTTGTTGGTGCATACCCTTTTGAAGATCCTGATGAGCCTAAGAATTTCAAGAAAACAATACAT AGAATCTTGAATGTTCAGTACGCAATTCCAGATTATGTTCACATATCTCCTGAATGTCAACATCTGATCTCCAGAATATTCGTTGCTGATTCTGCAAAG AGGATTTCAATTCCTGAGATAAGGAACCATGAATGGTTTCTCAAGAATCTACCAGCAGATATCATGAACGATAACGTGATGAATAGCCAGTTTGATGAATCGGACCAACCAGGTCAAAGCATTGAAGAGATCATGCAGATTGTTGCAGAAGCGACTGTTCCTCCCGCAGGCACTCAGAGTCTGAACCAGTATCTCACAG GAAGCTTGGATTTAGAAGATGATATGGATGAAGATCTAGAGAGCGACTTGGATGATCTTGACATCGACAGTAGCGGAGAGATCGTGTACGCAATGTGA
- the LOC106304897 gene encoding uncharacterized protein LOC106304897, with amino-acid sequence MMIKRIEICIELLKIGMEFVVAVAEAVQIAWRQHLNHRTPMPPPPLLPHGISTSYHSPFLFGFLP; translated from the coding sequence ATGATGATAAAAAGGATAGAGATTTGTATAGAGCTTCTGAAGATAGGAATGGAGTTCGTCGTAGCGGTGGCGGAAGCCGTCCAGATTGCCTGGCGGCAACACCTCAACCACCGTACTCCTATGCCTCCTCCGCCTCTCCTCCCCCATGGCATTTCCACTTCTTACCATTCTCCATTCCTCTTTGGATTTCTCCCTTGA
- the LOC106304365 gene encoding pollen-specific leucine-rich repeat extensin-like protein 4 produces the protein MPIYKQPWAFSKVSVLAMAKPPSFVCCIFLLFFFLLSSSFVAFALTDTEAAFIVQRQLLTLPANGELPDDIEYEVDLKATFANTRLKRAYIALQTWKKAFFSDPFNTTGNWHGPHVCGYNGVVCAPALDDPDVTVVAGVDLNGADIAGHLPAELGLMTDVALFHLNSNRFCGIIPKSFEKLKLMHEFDVSNNRFVGPFPEVVLAWPDVKFIDLRFNDFEGQVPSELFKKELDAIFLNNNRFTSTIPESLGESPATVVSFANNKFTGCIPKSIGNMKNLNEVVFMDNKLGGCFPSEIGKLSNVTLFDASKNTFIGRLPTSFVGLTGVEEFDISENKLTGLVADNICKLPNLVNFTYSYNYFNGQGGSCVPGGGRKEIELDDVRNCLPHRPDQRSAQECAVVISRPVDCSKDKCAGGGSSTPSRPSLVPTTPVHKTSPVPTTPVHKPSPVPTRPVHKPQPPKESPQPDDPYDQSPVGNRRSPPPPHESQPPVVFSPPPTPVSSPPLLSPPLPSPPPPVYSPPPPVHSPPPQVHSPPPPVNSPPPPVHSPPPPVHSPPPPVHSPPPPVHSPPPPVHSPPPPVHSPPPPPPPVHSPPPPVHSPPPPVHSPPPPVHSPPPPVYSPPPPVHSPPPPPVHSPPPPVHSPPPPVHSPPPPPVNSPPPPVEKKEAPLAQEPAPSDEFILPPFVGHQYASPPPPMFPGY, from the exons ATGCCCATCTATAAACAGCCTTGGGCCTTTTCCAAGGTTTCTGTTTTAGCCATGGCTAAACCTCCTTCCTTTGTGTGTTGCATCTTCCTCTTGTTCTTCTTCCTCTTGTCCTCCTCCTTTGTCGCATTTGCCCTGACCGATACAGAAGCTGCCTTCATCGTGCAGCGACAGCTCTTGACATTACCAGCAAACGGTGAACTTCCTGATGACATTGAATACGAGGTTGACCTCAAGGCTACATTTGCAAACACAAGGCTTAAAAGAGCTTACATAGCTCTTCAAACTTGGAAAAAGGCGTTTTTTTCGGATCCGTTTAACACCACAGGAAACTGGCATGGACCTCACGTCTGTGGCTACAACGGTGTGGTTTGTGCACCGGCTCTTGATGATCCTGATGTCACGGTCGTAGCTGGTGTTGACCTTAATGGCGCGGATATCGCAGGGCATTTGCCTGCTGAGCTTGGTTTGATGACAGATGTTGCTTTGTTCCATTTGAATTCTAACAGGTTTTGTGGTATCATCCCTAAGAGCTTTGAGAAGCTGAAGCTGATGCATGAATTTGATGTCAGTAATAACCGTTTTGTTGGACCTTTCCCTGAAGTCGTCCTCGCATGGCCTGATGTTAAATTCATCGACCTTAGGTTCAATGATTTTGAAGGTCAAGTCCCTTCGGAGCTGTTCAAGAAAGAGCTGGACGCTATTTTCTTGAACAACAATAGATTCACCTCGACGATTCCTGAATCTCTAGGAGAATCTCCAGCCACGGTTGTGAGTTTTGCTAACAATAAATTCACCGGATGTATTCCTAAAAGTATCGGAAACATGAAGAATCTCAATGAGGTTGTCTTTATGGACAACAAGTTGGGCGGTTGTTTCCCGTCTGAAATCGGAAAGCTGTCGAATGTGACGCTTTTTGATGCAAGCAAGAACACGTTCATTGGACGTCTCCCGACAAGTTTTGTCGGGTTAACGGGTGTGGAGGAATTCGATATCTCCGAGAATAAACTGACCGGATTAGTAGCGGATAACATTTGCAAGTTGCCTAATTTGGTGAACTTCACTTACTCCTACAATTACTTCAATGGACAAGGTGGTTCGTGTGTTCCAGGTGGTGGTCGGAAGGAGATTGAATTGGACGACGTACGTAATTGCTTACCTCATCGACCAGACCAACGGTCCGCCCAGGAATGTGCGGTAGTGATCAGCCGTCCGGTTGACTGTAGCAAGGACAAATGCGCTGGTGGCGGCTCCTCTACTCCGTCGAGACCATCGCTAGTTCCAACTACGCCTGTTCACAAAACATCGCCAGTTCCAACTACGCCTGTTCACAAACCATCTCCAGTTCCAACTCGACCGGTTCATAAACCACAACCACCAAAAGAGTCACCCCAACCGGATGATCCTTACGATCAATCTCCAGTGGGTAACCGACGCAGTCCTCCTCCACCTCATGAATCCCAACCTCCGGTGGTTTTCTCTCCTCCACCAACTCCGGTAAGCTCTCCACCACTTCTTTCTCCTCCTCTTCCTTCACCTCCTCCACCAGTTTACTCTCCACCACCACCGGTTCACTCTCCGCCACCACAGGTTCACTCTCCGCCACCACCGGTTAACTCACCACCACCGCCGGTTCATTCTCCGCCACCACCAGTCCACTCTCCACCACCACCGGTTCACTCTCCTCCACCGCCGGTACACT CTCCGCCCCCCCCAGTCCACTCTCCACCACCACCGGTTCACTCTCCGCCACCTCCTCCTCCCCCAGTCCACTCTCCACCACCACCGGTTCACTCTCCGCCACCTCCTGTCCACTCTCCTCCACCGCCAGTCCACTCTCCACCACCTCCTGTCTACTCTCCTCCACCGCCAGTCCACTCTCCACCACCTCCACCGGTACATTCCCCGCCGCCACCAGTCCATTCGCCACCTCCACCTGTTCACTCGCCACCACCTCCCCCGGTTAACTCGCCACCACCACCGGTGGAAAAGAAAGAGGCGCCGCTGGCACAAGAACCAGCCCCAAGTGATGAGTTCATCCTACCACCCTTCGTCGGCCACCAATACGCATCGCCACCACCTCCAATGTTCCCTGGCTACTAA
- the LOC106304664 gene encoding uncharacterized protein LOC106304664, with translation MNTFSSLRDVDIFGLLLLLCGEHWRRRTMENGSEVNIVYLEMDRDAEASAESHSESSTLSNSLESVLTRNECGGVWTNEKHNSYLDSLENSFVRQLYSLLGREEETRRTSRTRHVQSNSHVSTDQFTVLQNGCRQKVNFGKKRAYLEMSSEYAIGTTDQGNVLCKEEIKNSGDKAFTRTAMRNSLGHEYPAQCTAEVSGQNFREEVEERGCNSGVSRKRRREANYDETSLNDQVVP, from the exons ATGAACACATTTTCTTCCTTAAGAGACGTAGATATTTTTGGGTTGTTGTTATTGTTGTGTGGAGAGCATTGGAGGAGAAGAACGATGGAGAATGGTTCAGAGGTTAATATTGTTTATCTGGAGATGGATCGCGATGCGGAGGCGTCGGCTGAATCTCATAGCGAGTCGTCGACTCTATCAAACTCGCTCGAGTCCGTTCTTACG CGGAATGAATGTGGTGGTGTCTGGACGAACGAGAAACACAACTCGTATCTTGATTCTTTGGAGAACTCATTTGTGAGGCAGCTGTATTCCTTACTAGGAAGAGAGGAGGAGACTCGGAGAACGTCTAGAACTCGTCATGTGCAGTCTAACTCTCACGTTTCCACTGATCAG TTTACGGTACTACAAAATGGTTGCCGGCAGAAGGTTAACTTTGGAAAGAAACGAGCTTATTTAGAGATGTCATCCGAGTATGCCATTGGGACTACTGATCAAGGAAACGTATTGTGCAAGGAAGAAATCAAAAACTCCGGTGATAAGGCTTTTACTAGAACAGCTATGAGAAATTCTTTGGGGCATGAGTATCCAGCTCAATGCACTGCAG AGGTGTCAGGGCAGAATTTCAGAGAAGAAGTAGAAGAGAGGGGATGCAATTCAGGGGTGTCCAGGAAACGCAGAAGAGAAGCTAACTACGATGAGACTTCATTGAATGATCAGGTGGTGCCTTAA
- the LOC106304445 gene encoding uncharacterized protein LOC106304445, translating to MSKRNASLSQPPPRPLIKQHSWSPDADREEAWLRKKGKRPSGRLGRSKSVTDEDLEELKGCIELGFGFEPDSPELDPRLSETLPALGLYCAVNKQYRSGLSRTSSLSSVASEGEVSNSSTTIVDQGDDPETMKLRLKQWAQVVACSVRQFSGEPNSTLNNNNND from the exons ATGTCGAAACGCAACGCATCGCTGTCGCAACCGCCGCCTAGACCGCTGATAAAGCAGCACTCGTGGTCCCCGGACGCCGATCGGGAAGAGGCTTGGCTCAGGAAGAAAGGCAAACGGCCATCGGGTCGTCTCGGTCGTAGCAAGAGCGTGACGGACGAAGATCTGGAAGAGCTAAAGGGATGCATCGAGCTCGGGTTCGGATTCGAGCCTGATTCGCCGGAGCTGGATCCGAGGCTGTCTGAAACTCTGCCAGCTCTGGGGCTGTACTGCGCTGTTAATAAACAGTATAGGAGTGGGTTGTCAAGGACTTCGTCTCTTTCGTCGGTTGCGTCGGAAGGTGAAGTGAGTAATTCAAGCACGACGATCGTTGACCAAG GTGATGATCCGGAGACGATGAAGCTGAGGTTGAAGCAATGGGCTCAGGTGGTTGCTTGTTCGGTGCGACAATTCTCCGGCGAACCAAATTCGACGTTGAATAATAATAATAATGATTAA